The following nucleotide sequence is from Anopheles stephensi strain Indian chromosome 3, UCI_ANSTEP_V1.0, whole genome shotgun sequence.
cacggtacTCCTCAACAGCACAAACAGCAGCGGCAACGATACGACTAAGAAACTGAACCGCCTTTCCACTTCCTCCTCGCTATCGATCATCACACCACCTACGACACCGAAGCGGCCGGGCGGTAGCCACCGTACAGCGGCGGCCGGAACGGGCAGCGGTTCCACCGGTCGCCTGAAGATGGCACTGAGTGCGTCGTTGGCGCACAACTTCAACCAAAAGCTGGCCAACCTGAACGATAAGTGGAACGACTTCAGTTTCCTGCTGCTTCATAAGGCAGGCGGTGGTGCGAGCACGGGCAATGCGACCGGTGGTGCCAGCGGGCGCACGAACGCGCGTAACGATTCGTACCACTCGATCGAATCTGCCGTCACGTGTACGGCGGCTGACTTCGAGGCGGGCAATTTCTATCATCGCGAAAGCGAATCCGAAAGCAATCACGAATTCCGTACcacccaccagcagcagcagcagcagcagcagcagcgtgaaCCGTCCGGAGGCCGCTCGATGGCCGGACCATCCGCGAGCCGATCGCGCGATCAACGTCAGCGCAAACCAAGACTGCGCACGTCACGCCGAAACATTGCCAGCGGCGATCCGAAGGAGTTCGACATGCTTGTCCTAAAACCCATCGACACGGCAGATGATGATAATGAGAGTTTTTAAGGGAGTTTGGTTAACCGTTTGGTGTTGAGAGAGGGGTGAAAGCACACAAAGCAGATGAATGGGGGGGAGAAAGTGGTGGAAAGGGTGGAAGGACACGCAAAacaatacacaaacaaaaacccgttAGAGCACGATGGACGGTTCGATGATGGGGCATAGGATTGGGTTAGGCTTAGCTCGTTCGTGTAGATAGCATTCAATTGGGTTTTTTTCCCAAGCGGGAGATAGCGATTAAAGATTTAGTTTAGTTTAAGAAAATGGAGTAATGGAGATTTAACTTCAGTTTCCCATTACAAACCAGTGAAGGGGGATCATTGCGTTGCACGTAAGCAAATCACAAGTTAGCCAAACTTATCACCTCAAGCTTATAGTTTCTAATGGAAAAGTGTTGATTTCAGTTCGTTTGATTTCAAACAGTTCTTTCAGTAGGATAACATTACAAGGTTTTTTGAGATAAACGGGGGG
It contains:
- the LOC118510029 gene encoding probable serine/threonine-protein kinase DDB_G0267686: MVWSTPFQLRIFPCHVQQNVPQQQQQQQQQQQHQQQQQQQQQLQHHSAATTSKSYPALVVLDSDAAAGGDGGILYPSGNSNFGHAVPHGTTSQQHNYTLCYPHYPPPSPSAGAPGYSGSSAPNPATVMVPRSASPLASSSRTHTHTVLLNSTNSSGNDTTKKLNRLSTSSSLSIITPPTTPKRPGGSHRTAAAGTGSGSTGRLKMALSASLAHNFNQKLANLNDKWNDFSFLLLHKAGGGASTGNATGGASGRTNARNDSYHSIESAVTCTAADFEAGNFYHRESESESNHEFRTTHQQQQQQQQQREPSGGRSMAGPSASRSRDQRQRKPRLRTSRRNIASGDPKEFDMLVLKPIDTADDDNESF